Proteins encoded by one window of uncultured Ilyobacter sp.:
- a CDS encoding DUF523 domain-containing protein, translating into MENVYTEKIKIGMSSCMYGARVRYNSKGWEMLGYLHRERSNYLWTPVCPEVMSGMGVPRSPIRLVGGNGEDFWIGNARVKNREGRDVTSMLGKGALACYETLERAEVDAYIFMEGSPSCGVYRTTLKNQRLGKPPGIFGALLLNRGYFLIPAQDLQSPVKWWDWRRRLTAFVWLKKQEVTQVKDLYEVWHILKFLCQELDEKSARDLGHRIGSFKQDVGEEVVAEVKNEIFEILRKPSDVKRVKQWLWKNYTHLKKSKGISIEDVCSPEVLRNMTHIAEEMIHVEIESRDKGLIFGSSPINYKPSR; encoded by the coding sequence ATGGAAAATGTCTATACTGAAAAAATAAAAATTGGTATGTCATCATGTATGTACGGAGCTAGGGTGAGGTACAACAGTAAAGGCTGGGAGATGCTAGGATACCTTCATAGAGAGCGTTCAAATTATCTCTGGACTCCTGTGTGCCCAGAAGTAATGAGTGGAATGGGTGTTCCTAGATCTCCCATAAGGCTCGTGGGAGGAAACGGTGAAGACTTCTGGATAGGAAATGCGAGGGTTAAAAACAGAGAGGGGAGAGATGTCACCTCTATGCTCGGAAAGGGTGCTTTGGCATGCTATGAAACCCTCGAAAGAGCAGAGGTAGACGCCTATATATTCATGGAGGGAAGCCCTAGTTGCGGGGTATATAGGACTACTCTGAAAAACCAGAGACTGGGGAAGCCGCCTGGGATATTTGGGGCACTTCTTTTAAACAGGGGATATTTCCTTATACCTGCTCAGGACCTTCAGAGCCCTGTGAAGTGGTGGGACTGGAGAAGGAGACTCACCGCCTTTGTCTGGCTGAAAAAACAAGAGGTCACTCAGGTGAAAGACCTCTACGAAGTTTGGCATATCTTGAAATTTCTGTGTCAGGAACTTGATGAAAAAAGTGCAAGGGATCTGGGGCACAGGATAGGAAGTTTTAAGCAAGATGTAGGAGAGGAAGTTGTTGCAGAGGTTAAGAATGAAATTTTTGAAATTTTGAGGAAGCCCTCTGACGTGAAAAGGGTGAAGCAGTGGTTGTGGAAAAACTATACCCATCTAAAAAAATCCAAGGGGATAAGTATAGAGGATGTGTGTTCTCCTGAAGTCCTTAGAAACATGACACATATTGCAGAAGAGATGATACATGTTGAGATAGAGTCGAGAGATAAGGGCCTTATCTTTGGGAGTTCTCCTATAAACTACAAACCCTCTAGATAA
- a CDS encoding universal stress protein — translation MLNRVMVTLDNEAKVEHLARYGKMIIENYPNVEIVGVYIQPAIEEYSYGAGVDYDIRGGKIDHELKIKKAMETEERIKEKFLSLFQNYKFYSKNGDMSEVFLNELKLFDLAIVSKTDKINHNLKEILKKHHKPIILVPDLDRYSLDKILIADNQGLEVNKSVFDFINAFKKVNEFKAITVNISQEAVKDLTFYLEKIEKKIEYIFEEGPVDEIILDCAKEFDMLVLGNLKHLFLVEKLIGEAGVKIIEKIKKPVFIA, via the coding sequence TTGTTAAACAGAGTAATGGTGACATTAGACAATGAAGCAAAGGTTGAGCATCTAGCTAGATACGGTAAAATGATCATAGAAAATTATCCGAACGTTGAAATTGTAGGAGTCTACATCCAGCCAGCTATAGAGGAGTATTCTTATGGTGCTGGCGTAGACTATGATATCAGGGGCGGAAAAATTGATCATGAGTTGAAAATTAAAAAAGCCATGGAAACAGAAGAAAGAATAAAAGAAAAATTTTTATCTTTGTTTCAAAATTACAAATTTTATTCCAAGAATGGTGATATGTCTGAAGTTTTTCTGAATGAATTAAAACTATTTGATTTGGCGATAGTCTCTAAAACAGATAAAATAAACCACAATCTAAAAGAGATTTTAAAAAAACATCATAAACCTATTATATTAGTCCCAGATTTAGATAGATACTCTCTCGATAAAATCCTGATTGCTGATAATCAGGGTCTTGAAGTCAATAAATCTGTATTTGACTTTATAAATGCTTTTAAAAAAGTAAATGAATTTAAGGCTATTACCGTAAACATTAGCCAAGAAGCGGTAAAAGATTTAACTTTTTATCTGGAAAAGATTGAAAAAAAAATAGAATATATTTTTGAAGAAGGTCCCGTTGACGAGATTATATTGGACTGTGCCAAAGAGTTTGATATGTTAGTACTAGGAAACTTAAAACACTTATTCTTGGTGGAAAAATTAATAGGAGAAGCTGGAGTCAAAATAATAGAAAAGATAAAAAAACCAGTATTTATTGCTTAA
- a CDS encoding histidinol-phosphatase HisJ family protein translates to MYLTDYHIHTNWSHDGRDSMEKIAESAINKNVQEICFTDHFELTEDRDRIDYSNYLLEYEKIKKKYHGKIELRLGIELGILNDRLDGFSKVVNSFPFDYVLASTHRVDNISPSLPKYFDGIDRLESYLKYFKYMHESIRQFDDFDCWAHLDYIIRYGSFEKKGFRYFEIQDILDGILKNLISKGKGIEINSSYRLKNKKEFHPSREILKRYFELGGEIISFGSDAHTKENIAIYWKEARELLSSLDQNYLSIFKNRKVDFIKI, encoded by the coding sequence ATGTATCTAACAGATTATCATATACACACAAACTGGTCACACGATGGAAGAGACAGCATGGAAAAAATAGCAGAGTCAGCCATAAATAAAAATGTTCAAGAGATCTGTTTTACAGATCATTTTGAATTGACCGAAGACAGGGATAGGATAGACTATTCAAACTATCTATTGGAATATGAAAAAATCAAAAAAAAATATCATGGCAAGATAGAGTTGAGATTAGGAATAGAACTTGGAATTTTAAATGACAGGTTGGATGGATTTTCAAAAGTTGTAAACAGCTTCCCCTTTGACTATGTCCTGGCTTCAACTCACAGGGTGGATAATATCAGCCCTTCCCTGCCAAAATATTTTGATGGGATCGATAGATTAGAATCTTATCTGAAATACTTCAAATATATGCACGAGAGCATCAGACAATTTGATGATTTTGACTGCTGGGCTCATCTAGACTACATAATTAGATACGGTTCTTTCGAAAAAAAGGGATTCAGATATTTTGAAATACAGGATATTTTGGATGGAATATTGAAAAATCTAATCTCAAAGGGAAAAGGGATAGAGATAAACAGTTCTTACAGATTGAAAAACAAAAAAGAGTTCCATCCTAGCAGAGAAATATTGAAAAGGTATTTTGAGTTAGGAGGAGAGATCATCTCTTTCGGATCAGATGCCCATACAAAAGAAAACATAGCTATTTATTGGAAAGAAGCCAGAGAACTTCTTTCTTCTTTGGATCAAAATTACCTCAGCATATTTAAAAACAGAAAAGTTGATTTTATAAAAATATGA
- a CDS encoding iron-containing alcohol dehydrogenase: protein MNNFNWNFPTELAYGEGRINEVGEIAKTHGKKAMIATYARGGFLDSIIDTVETSLKNAGIEFVTFTGIEPNPRAQTIDKAIEKFKAEKCDLVIALGGGSVIDGSKYIAATSFSGGKAWDYVVLGDRVPREYTGAYPIVSIPTISASGSECNAGGVLTNAETNEKSFSRSPYRFPKVAIVDPELLTSVPLSITKDSCVDIFSHLIEHYLSSHAESEFADRMTEGMILTLKENFDKIINNLADTEVRGQLALCSIFGWSGIQALGRTGSIPMHSIEMPLSAIYDLPHGRGMTIVIPPYLELMADVLPHRWAKLARRCFDVTEQDDLKAAKMLSGKVVEWLKSTESYLTLSDVNIPEDQFEKMADDVVRMFPGSEPNTTTGPRPVTKEEIIKVYNMCK, encoded by the coding sequence GTGAATAATTTTAATTGGAATTTTCCTACAGAACTAGCTTATGGTGAAGGTAGAATCAATGAAGTTGGTGAGATAGCAAAAACTCATGGAAAAAAAGCTATGATTGCAACTTATGCAAGAGGTGGATTTTTAGATTCAATTATAGATACTGTTGAGACTTCATTAAAAAATGCTGGAATAGAGTTTGTAACATTTACAGGAATCGAGCCTAATCCGAGAGCTCAAACTATAGATAAGGCCATTGAGAAATTTAAAGCTGAAAAATGTGACCTTGTTATTGCCCTTGGTGGAGGAAGCGTTATTGATGGTTCTAAATATATAGCTGCCACTAGTTTTTCTGGAGGAAAAGCATGGGACTACGTTGTCCTAGGAGATAGAGTACCTAGAGAATATACAGGAGCCTACCCAATTGTATCTATTCCTACAATTTCTGCTTCTGGTTCTGAGTGTAATGCCGGTGGAGTTTTAACTAATGCTGAAACAAATGAAAAAAGTTTCTCAAGATCTCCTTACAGATTTCCTAAAGTAGCCATCGTTGATCCTGAACTTCTAACCTCTGTTCCTTTGAGTATTACCAAAGATAGCTGTGTAGATATCTTTTCTCACTTAATTGAACATTATTTATCTAGTCATGCAGAATCTGAGTTTGCAGATAGGATGACAGAAGGGATGATCCTCACGTTGAAGGAAAATTTTGATAAAATTATTAATAATCTTGCCGATACTGAGGTTAGAGGTCAATTAGCTCTGTGTTCCATATTTGGATGGTCTGGGATTCAGGCACTCGGAAGAACGGGATCTATCCCAATGCACTCGATAGAGATGCCTTTAAGTGCTATTTATGATTTACCTCATGGGAGAGGAATGACTATAGTTATACCACCTTACCTTGAATTAATGGCTGACGTGTTACCTCACAGATGGGCCAAACTAGCAAGAAGATGTTTTGATGTAACAGAGCAGGATGATTTGAAAGCTGCAAAAATGCTTTCTGGTAAGGTTGTAGAATGGCTAAAGTCTACAGAGTCTTATTTAACTCTTTCTGATGTTAACATCCCAGAGGATCAGTTTGAAAAAATGGCTGATGATGTAGTTAGAATGTTCCCAGGTTCTGAACCTAACACAACTACAGGTCCAAGACCAGTTACGAAGGAAGAGATTATTAAAGTTTATAACATGTGTAAATAG
- a CDS encoding IclR family transcriptional regulator — MKINRTVERTVEILELLSKEKNGLTVKEISEIMKIPKTSAYDILETLVHLEILEKNLGELNLYKIGLKSFQIGNSYSRNKEIFKIIDKPMQELAEKTGKTVFYAVENDGEIVYISKHESEKAIITTAGIGSTNPMYCTSLGKAMLAFFQPGKIDSLISMQSFEKKTQHTLSKEELIKELTKIRTIGYAIDNREIEEHMLCIGAPVFDSTKNVVGAVSISGLFSEDRDIDCESAELLKTCSEISRKLGY; from the coding sequence ATGAAGATAAACAGAACTGTTGAAAGAACCGTTGAAATATTAGAACTTTTATCAAAAGAAAAGAACGGGCTGACCGTCAAAGAGATTAGCGAGATAATGAAAATTCCAAAGACCAGTGCCTATGATATTTTGGAGACTCTGGTCCATCTGGAAATTTTAGAAAAGAATCTCGGAGAACTGAATCTATACAAAATAGGTCTAAAAAGTTTCCAGATAGGAAACAGCTATTCCAGAAATAAAGAGATCTTCAAAATTATAGACAAACCTATGCAGGAACTTGCAGAAAAAACCGGGAAAACCGTCTTTTATGCTGTGGAAAACGACGGTGAAATTGTCTATATATCAAAACATGAATCTGAGAAAGCTATTATCACCACCGCTGGGATAGGAAGCACGAATCCCATGTACTGTACCTCCCTGGGAAAAGCTATGTTGGCATTTTTTCAACCTGGAAAAATTGACAGTCTTATAAGTATGCAGTCTTTTGAAAAAAAAACTCAGCACACCCTTTCAAAAGAGGAGCTTATCAAAGAACTGACAAAAATAAGGACTATAGGATATGCCATTGATAACAGGGAGATAGAGGAGCATATGCTCTGTATAGGGGCCCCGGTCTTTGACTCTACAAAAAATGTAGTTGGAGCAGTAAGCATCTCAGGCCTTTTTTCTGAAGACAGGGACATTGACTGCGAATCTGCAGAACTTCTCAAAACTTGCTCTGAAATTTCAAGAAAATTGGGCTACTAA
- a CDS encoding VWA domain-containing protein: protein MKEKYHEIICIIDRSGSMEAIKSDAIGGFNSFIEGQRKFDGEAALTLVLFNDDYKIVYDRKDLQTVPFLNDTTYVPGGTTAMLDAIGRTIDSVGERLSDTPEEDRPEKVIVSILTDGLENDSKEYTYEQIGSRIKRQKERYNWDFIFLAANQDAVASAKMISIDEDDAVDFEATPEGITDALYSLNEMMYNKRMK, encoded by the coding sequence ATGAAAGAGAAATACCATGAGATCATATGTATCATCGACAGGTCTGGGTCTATGGAGGCCATAAAGAGTGATGCTATAGGTGGATTCAACAGTTTTATTGAGGGGCAAAGAAAGTTTGACGGTGAAGCGGCTCTCACACTTGTACTTTTCAATGATGACTACAAGATTGTCTACGATAGAAAGGATCTTCAGACTGTACCATTTTTAAATGATACCACCTATGTCCCGGGTGGGACAACTGCCATGTTAGACGCCATAGGGAGAACCATAGACAGCGTCGGCGAGCGGCTAAGTGATACTCCCGAGGAAGACAGGCCTGAAAAAGTGATTGTCTCAATTCTTACAGACGGACTTGAAAATGACAGTAAAGAATACACCTATGAGCAGATAGGATCTAGGATCAAACGACAAAAGGAAAGATATAATTGGGACTTCATATTTTTGGCCGCCAATCAGGATGCTGTGGCATCTGCTAAAATGATCTCGATAGATGAGGACGATGCCGTGGATTTTGAGGCCACTCCTGAGGGAATAACCGATGCACTGTATTCCTTGAATGAGATGATGTATAACAAAAGGATGAAATAA
- a CDS encoding bifunctional 2-keto-4-hydroxyglutarate aldolase/2-keto-3-deoxy-6-phosphogluconate aldolase: protein MKKFEILKKIKDVGVVAVIRGENLEEAINTSKACIEGGIPAVEVTYTVPGATEVIKELKKTIPSEKLLVGAGSVLDPETARIAILAGAEYVVSPGFSEATARLCNRYQVPYMPGCMTITEIITAMEAGCDIIKMFPGSAFGPSFVKAVKAPLPQVNIMPTGGVSLENVDQWIKNGVIAVGVGGQLTNGSFQDIVSKSKEFVNKVKVTREEVNG, encoded by the coding sequence ATGAAAAAATTTGAAATATTAAAAAAAATCAAAGATGTAGGTGTCGTTGCTGTTATTAGAGGAGAAAATCTTGAAGAGGCTATCAATACTTCAAAGGCTTGTATAGAGGGTGGCATCCCAGCTGTTGAGGTTACCTACACAGTTCCAGGGGCTACGGAAGTTATAAAGGAATTAAAAAAGACTATCCCTTCAGAAAAACTCCTTGTTGGAGCAGGAAGTGTTCTAGACCCTGAAACTGCTAGAATCGCAATACTAGCGGGAGCGGAGTATGTAGTCTCACCTGGATTCAGCGAAGCTACTGCAAGATTATGCAACAGATATCAAGTACCATATATGCCTGGCTGCATGACCATAACTGAGATTATTACTGCTATGGAGGCAGGATGTGACATAATTAAGATGTTCCCTGGAAGTGCCTTTGGACCTTCATTTGTAAAGGCGGTAAAAGCCCCTCTGCCACAGGTAAACATAATGCCAACAGGAGGAGTTAGTCTGGAAAATGTAGACCAGTGGATAAAAAACGGAGTTATCGCAGTAGGTGTAGGTGGACAGCTCACCAATGGTTCCTTCCAAGATATCGTTTCAAAATCAAAAGAGTTCGTTAATAAAGTAAAAGTAACAAGAGAAGAGGTGAATGGATAA
- a CDS encoding zinc-binding alcohol dehydrogenase family protein, whose translation MKALCVTEAKKLEFLDREKPELKSKNDVLVKIKAVGICGSDVHIYHGTNPLATYPRVIGHEFSGEVVGIGDSVTKVKIGDRVAIDPVTSCGECYACRTGNTNVCQSLEVSGVHTDGGMQEYIVVKENRAFKFDPEISWEEGALIEPFTIAAQSTSKGDIREGDTVFIMGAGPIGLGILQVAKLKGARCMISDFNEYRLEIAKSLGADYVFSPAKEDVFKAVENFTGGEGANVVIDAVCIPQTFEQAVLVASPAGRVVLLGFHAEPSKIAQLNITKKGLEIKGSRLHANKFPEVIEWFEKNKVDAGKLISHRFKIEDIQGVFDLIENDPSKVCKIVVTL comes from the coding sequence ATGAAAGCTTTGTGCGTGACAGAAGCTAAAAAATTAGAGTTCTTGGATAGGGAAAAACCGGAACTGAAAAGTAAAAATGATGTTCTTGTAAAAATAAAGGCTGTGGGGATATGCGGATCCGATGTGCATATCTATCACGGAACCAACCCCCTGGCAACATATCCTAGGGTGATAGGGCATGAATTTTCAGGAGAAGTAGTGGGTATAGGAGATAGTGTCACAAAAGTAAAAATAGGAGACAGGGTAGCTATCGATCCAGTGACAAGCTGTGGAGAGTGCTACGCATGCAGGACAGGAAATACAAATGTATGCCAGTCCCTAGAAGTAAGCGGAGTACACACAGACGGCGGAATGCAGGAATACATAGTGGTAAAAGAGAACAGAGCATTTAAGTTTGATCCTGAAATATCCTGGGAAGAGGGGGCCCTAATAGAGCCTTTCACAATAGCAGCTCAGTCTACTTCCAAAGGAGATATCAGAGAAGGAGACACGGTATTTATAATGGGGGCAGGTCCTATAGGACTCGGTATTTTACAGGTGGCAAAATTAAAAGGTGCAAGATGTATGATATCGGATTTTAATGAATACAGGCTAGAGATTGCCAAGAGTCTTGGGGCAGATTATGTATTTAGTCCGGCAAAAGAGGATGTTTTTAAAGCAGTTGAAAATTTTACAGGTGGTGAGGGAGCCAATGTGGTAATTGATGCAGTATGTATTCCACAGACCTTTGAACAGGCAGTTCTTGTAGCATCTCCTGCGGGAAGAGTTGTGCTACTAGGATTCCACGCAGAGCCTTCTAAAATAGCCCAGTTGAACATAACTAAAAAGGGATTAGAAATAAAAGGTTCTAGACTTCACGCCAATAAGTTTCCTGAAGTGATAGAATGGTTTGAAAAAAATAAAGTAGATGCAGGTAAACTTATATCGCATAGATTTAAGATAGAGGACATTCAAGGGGTGTTTGATCTTATAGAAAATGATCCTAGTAAAGTTTGTAAAATTGTAGTTACTTTATAG
- a CDS encoding sugar kinase — translation MKKKVVTLGEILLRLSPPGNQRFVNSTSFEVNYGGAEINVAVDLANLGVDARLVTKAPANELGDAALRHAKSYGVDTSFVARGGEKIGTYFLETGFSVRSSKVLYDRKYSAFSTVSKDEFDIDAIFEGVSLFHVSGITLAVSPETLELAELFMKKAKEKGITVSFDFNYRSKMWSLKDASIGIERVLKYVDIAFAGYLDFINILGIPMGEGYIGENILGCYKTLYPKVMEKYNFKYIVSSVRNVVSASKNLYSGFVFNGKDIEISKEYEVDIIDRVGSGDAFTSGFLYSYLVDATDNYKIEFATASAVLKHTIPGDTNIVTKEEIERLFKGIGYDVGR, via the coding sequence ATGAAAAAGAAGGTCGTTACTTTGGGAGAGATCCTTTTGAGACTTTCCCCTCCTGGAAATCAAAGATTTGTAAATTCCACTTCCTTTGAAGTAAATTACGGTGGAGCAGAGATAAATGTGGCTGTAGACCTTGCTAATCTCGGAGTTGATGCAAGACTTGTCACAAAGGCACCTGCAAATGAACTAGGGGATGCTGCCCTGCGTCACGCCAAAAGTTACGGTGTAGATACCTCTTTTGTTGCAAGAGGGGGAGAAAAAATAGGAACATATTTTCTAGAGACTGGTTTTTCTGTGAGAAGCAGCAAAGTTCTCTATGACAGAAAGTATTCTGCATTCTCAACTGTATCTAAAGACGAATTTGATATTGATGCTATCTTTGAGGGTGTCTCTCTTTTCCATGTATCTGGAATAACCCTGGCCGTTAGCCCAGAAACCCTTGAATTAGCTGAGCTTTTCATGAAAAAAGCAAAAGAGAAAGGAATAACAGTTAGTTTTGACTTTAACTACAGAAGTAAAATGTGGTCTCTAAAAGACGCATCCATAGGAATAGAAAGAGTATTAAAATATGTAGACATCGCTTTTGCAGGTTACCTGGACTTTATAAATATACTAGGGATCCCAATGGGAGAGGGGTACATCGGAGAAAACATTCTAGGATGTTATAAGACCCTTTATCCAAAAGTTATGGAAAAGTATAACTTTAAGTATATAGTTTCATCTGTGAGAAATGTGGTCTCTGCATCCAAAAATTTATACAGCGGATTCGTTTTCAACGGAAAGGATATAGAGATTTCTAAAGAATATGAAGTGGATATAATAGACAGAGTGGGAAGTGGAGATGCATTTACATCAGGATTTTTATACTCATATTTGGTAGATGCTACTGATAACTATAAAATCGAATTTGCTACTGCTTCAGCCGTCTTAAAGCACACAATCCCAGGAGATACAAATATAGTCACGAAAGAGGAAATAGAAAGACTGTTTAAGGGAATCGGTTATGATGTAGGTAGATAA
- a CDS encoding DUF1850 domain-containing protein — protein sequence MSIIKKIPILLLILLSLYTTLLLKKILTIKDLSKDSIIFIEEVNPSNEFTIKWMHSVELQPWEEIFKIDSKYNITLDRTRFKSFGAGVPDSAGNKTEIKNGYVIFSGINRKIPDLRYGVSDFAKHTFFFKNKELKLYKIVEDGNGIKIAIVEMSLFKYYFLKIRKTL from the coding sequence ATGTCTATCATAAAAAAAATTCCTATATTATTATTAATTTTACTTTCTCTCTACACTACTTTACTTCTTAAGAAAATCCTGACAATAAAAGACCTTTCAAAGGATTCTATAATCTTTATAGAAGAAGTAAATCCTAGCAACGAATTCACCATAAAATGGATGCACTCTGTTGAGCTCCAGCCTTGGGAAGAAATTTTCAAAATTGATTCAAAGTACAATATTACTCTTGATCGAACAAGATTCAAGTCATTCGGAGCTGGAGTTCCTGACTCTGCAGGAAATAAAACTGAAATTAAAAACGGATATGTTATTTTTAGTGGAATAAATAGAAAAATTCCTGATCTTAGATACGGTGTTTCAGATTTTGCAAAGCACACCTTTTTCTTCAAAAATAAGGAACTGAAGCTCTATAAAATTGTAGAAGATGGAAATGGAATAAAAATAGCCATAGTTGAGATGAGCCTTTTTAAATACTACTTTTTAAAAATCAGAAAGACTCTTTAA
- a CDS encoding deoxyribodipyrimidine photo-lyase, whose product MERRFKLINEKDIKSKGDYVLYWMQGSQRTRYNHCLEYGVIRANGMKKPLIVVFNLVDCYPDANERHYSFMLEGLSDVKKALEARKIEFYILHGDMVENIIKAAQDAVFLICDKGYMNIQKKWRSEISSKIKCQAVEIDTNLVVPVEEASQKEEYAARTIREKIKRQLDEFLYDFEKVKYSVNRGYNKKFCFYENNLNKDIDNIGKVLENMKLDKSVSKSSFFYGGEIEAKKRLEKFIEIKLDSYSEKNSDPGEDNVSKLSPYLHFGNISPVEIALELLKVKNEINSGSIEDFLEELIIRRELSHNFIYYNEGYDKWEGISYPWAYETLEKHLTDKRENIYSLEKLEKYETHDIYWNAAQKEMVITGFMHGYMRMYWCKKILEWSKTPKEAYERTIYLNNKYFLDGRDPNSYTGVAWCFGKHDRAWKERDIFGKIRYMNFEGLRRKFDMDKYVKGIEKL is encoded by the coding sequence ATGGAAAGAAGATTTAAACTTATTAATGAAAAGGATATAAAAAGTAAGGGTGACTATGTCCTGTACTGGATGCAGGGGAGCCAGAGGACGAGATACAACCACTGTCTAGAGTATGGGGTGATAAGAGCCAACGGGATGAAAAAACCTCTCATAGTTGTTTTTAATCTTGTAGACTGCTATCCTGATGCCAATGAGAGGCATTACTCTTTTATGCTTGAGGGACTGAGCGATGTTAAAAAAGCCCTTGAAGCCAGGAAAATAGAATTTTATATTCTTCACGGGGACATGGTAGAAAATATAATAAAGGCAGCCCAAGATGCAGTATTTTTAATATGTGATAAGGGGTATATGAATATCCAGAAAAAATGGAGGTCTGAAATAAGCTCAAAGATAAAATGTCAGGCTGTGGAGATAGACACCAACCTTGTGGTACCGGTGGAAGAGGCATCACAGAAAGAAGAGTATGCTGCAAGGACAATAAGGGAAAAGATCAAAAGGCAGCTAGATGAATTTTTATATGATTTTGAAAAAGTAAAATACTCGGTTAATAGGGGTTATAACAAGAAGTTTTGTTTTTATGAGAATAATTTAAATAAAGATATAGATAACATAGGTAAGGTTCTTGAAAATATGAAACTAGACAAGAGTGTTTCCAAGTCTTCTTTTTTTTACGGAGGAGAAATCGAGGCCAAGAAAAGGCTGGAGAAATTTATAGAGATAAAACTAGATAGCTATAGCGAAAAAAACAGTGATCCCGGAGAGGATAATGTATCAAAACTTTCTCCCTATCTGCATTTTGGAAATATATCTCCTGTGGAGATAGCACTGGAATTATTGAAGGTCAAAAATGAAATTAATAGTGGGAGTATAGAGGATTTTTTGGAGGAGCTTATAATAAGAAGGGAGCTTTCCCACAACTTCATATATTATAATGAAGGATATGATAAATGGGAGGGAATAAGCTACCCATGGGCATATGAAACTTTAGAAAAACATCTGACTGATAAAAGGGAAAATATATATAGCTTGGAAAAACTGGAAAAATACGAAACTCATGACATATACTGGAATGCAGCACAAAAAGAGATGGTGATCACTGGGTTTATGCACGGATATATGAGGATGTACTGGTGCAAAAAAATCCTAGAGTGGAGTAAGACTCCAAAAGAGGCCTACGAAAGAACTATATATCTGAATAATAAGTATTTCCTAGACGGAAGAGACCCCAACTCATATACAGGGGTGGCCTGGTGTTTTGGTAAACATGACAGGGCCTGGAAGGAACGGGATATATTTGGAAAGATAAGGTATATGAATTTTGAGGGTCTCAGAAGGAAATTTGATATGGATAAATATGTAAAAGGTATAGAAAAACTTTGA
- a CDS encoding GntR family transcriptional regulator: MDLIRKEKKKNENNREFVYRVLKENILELRLKPGEGLSETEVAGILSVSRTPIREAFIKLSQEGLMNIYPQRGSFVSHIELDLVQEGIFAREIMEREVLKLACKDFPVDTLEEVKKLYEFQKIIVELSSDPMEFYKLDNSFHKLIFEGCKKNRIWTLIEQLNTHYNRLRVIDAIEKISTETILEHHKTIIEIIENRSVEKVDKIINEHLKNVLPKLEILHKKYPGYFQ, from the coding sequence ATGGATCTCATCAGAAAAGAGAAGAAAAAAAATGAAAATAACAGAGAATTCGTCTACAGGGTCCTAAAAGAAAATATTTTAGAACTTCGTCTAAAACCAGGAGAGGGGTTAAGTGAAACTGAAGTCGCTGGAATTTTAAGTGTCAGCAGAACCCCTATAAGGGAGGCTTTCATAAAATTATCCCAGGAGGGACTTATGAACATCTATCCTCAAAGAGGTTCCTTTGTTTCACATATTGAATTAGACCTGGTGCAGGAAGGAATTTTCGCAAGAGAGATAATGGAAAGAGAAGTTTTAAAACTTGCGTGTAAAGATTTTCCTGTGGATACCCTTGAAGAGGTAAAAAAACTTTATGAATTTCAGAAAATAATCGTAGAGTTAAGTTCTGACCCCATGGAATTTTATAAGTTAGACAATAGCTTCCACAAACTTATATTTGAAGGATGTAAAAAAAACAGGATCTGGACTTTGATAGAGCAGCTGAATACCCACTATAACCGTCTAAGGGTAATTGATGCCATAGAAAAAATAAGTACAGAAACTATTTTAGAACATCACAAAACCATAATCGAAATAATTGAAAACCGTTCCGTAGAAAAAGTCGATAAGATTATCAATGAGCACCTAAAAAATGTTCTTCCAAAACTTGAGATACTCCATAAAAAATACCCAGGATACTTCCAGTAA